A portion of the Gigantopelta aegis isolate Gae_Host chromosome 10, Gae_host_genome, whole genome shotgun sequence genome contains these proteins:
- the LOC121382546 gene encoding oligosaccharyltransferase complex subunit ostc-B-like, protein MEAVYGIPFSVLECPNLKLKKPSWLKQPSAMFMFAMVLFSYFLVTGGIIYDVIVEPPSIGHTTDERGNSKPVAFMPHRINGQYIMEGLAASFLFMLGGMGFVILDQTNKPMMPRLNRILLLSIGLISILISFFMCKVFMRIKVPGYLQS, encoded by the exons ATGGAGGCGGTCTATGGAATTCCATTCAGTGTTTTAGAGTGCCCAAATTTGAAACTGAAAAAACCGTCATGGTTAAAACAACCTTCAGCAATGTTTATGTTTGCTATGGTTTTATTTTCTTACTTTTTGGTGACTGGAG GTATCATATATGATGTGATAGTAGAACCTCCAAGTATAGGCCATACAACAGATGAAAGGGGAAACAGTAAACCA GTTGCCTTCATGCCTCATCGAATCAACGGGCAGTACATAATGGAAGGCCTGGCGGCAAGTTTCCTCTTCATGCTGGGAGGAATGGGCTTTGTGATTCTCGACCAGACCAACAAGCCCATGATGCCGCGCCTCAATCGCATTCTGCTGCTCAGCATCGGTCTCATTTCCATTCTCATCTCGTTTTTCATGTGCAAAGTTTTCATGAGGATCAAAGTGCC aGGATACTTACAGTCGTAG
- the LOC121383156 gene encoding TBC1 domain family member 19-like, with protein sequence MGDVPSEQYILDIIQDIRTSKLYTDLLNAAHFEASKPGHRISDLKKQVHAGLVNSGWDKKLRNAVAKFIQTHPHVQHPYIPHEHTKEPLVHLRKAQQAWEKKILKSLNSMCTELSIPLARRRPERDQKDMSMRWTELGIDGPDLSQIRPVYAPKDFLEVVIGLQNPNFQTGNANGFFNLLGIVQIPLKVREIDELRIQYSDMSINQCQTGVDDFADIPSELFESERVKLGKKVLAACHGPLTQEYAKKGCPVSLRGDLWCQMLGIEVQDIDILYFEQLKSYVLQHDLLVDNLLYKDVKLTATNDDQYFVFEDFLYQVLLPFSRDTWLLNHFNYTSSLPPKSYIWGKLGVEEFAVVYPPNGVIPFHGFVMYVAPLCYLYREPVKLYYVFREMYSQYFFRLHSISSHPQGIVALSQMFEILLQNDEPEMFYHLRSIGCQPLKIAFKWLMRAFSGFLSSDQVLLLWDRVLAYNSLEILPVLAVAIFSFRKTNLMKVTTFSAAEAVLADLTTLQVVPLIQLGLFSQ encoded by the coding sequence ATGGGAGATGTTCCGTCGGAACAGTATATCCTTGATATTATTCAGGATATCAGGACTTCGAAATTATATACGGACTTACTTAATGCCGCTCATTTTGAAGCAAGCAAGCCTGGGCATAGGATATCGGATCTTAAAAAACAGGTTCATGCTGGTCTCGTGAATTCAGGATGGGACAAAAAGCTGCGGAATGCAGTCGCAAAATTCATACAGACGCATCCTCATGTGCAGCATCCATATATTCCACACGAGCACACAAAGGAACCTCTTGTCCACTTGCGAAAAGCACAACAAGCATGGGAGAAGAAAATACTGAAAAGTTTGAACAGCATGTGCACTGAACTGAGTATTCCCCTTGCCAGAAGGCGTCCTGAAAGAGATCAAAAAGATATGTCTATGAGATGGACAGAGCTGGGAATCGATGGACCAGATCTCAGTCAGATTCGACCAGTCTATGCTCCAAAAGATTTTTTAGAAGTTGTCATTGGATTACAGAATCCAAACTTTCAAACGGGAAATGCAAACGGTTTTTTCAATCTGTTGGGGATTGTCCAGATTCCCTTGAAAGTTAGAGAAATCGACGAACTGCGGATTCAGTACAGTGACATGTCAATCAATCAGTGTCAAACAGGGGTGGACGATTTCGCAGATATACCTTCTGAACTCTTTGAGAGTGAAAGAGTTAAACTGGGCAAGAAGGTGCTTGCAGCTTGCCATGGGCCTCTTACACAAGAGTATGCAAAGAAGGGCTGTCCCGTCAGCCTGCGAGGTGACTTATGGTGTCAGATGCTAGGTATAGAAGTGCAGGACATAGACATTCTCTATTTTGAACAACTCAAGTCATATGTGTTACAGCATGATCTTCTAGTTGACAATTTGCTGTACAAAGATGTGAAATTGACGGCTACAAATGATGACCAATATTTTGTCTTTGAAGATTTCCTGTACCAAGTCTTGTTGCCGTTTTCCAGGGACACTTGGCTCTTAAATCACTTCAACTACACGAGTTCCCTTCCACCGAAGTCCTATATTTGGGGTAAACTTGGTGTGGAAGAATTTGCCGTTGTGTATCCTCCCAATGGGGTTATTCCATTCCATGGTTTTGTCATGTATGTAGCCCCACTGTGCTATCTCTACAGAGAACCGGTGAAGCTGTATTATGTGTTCAGAGAAATGTATTCACAGTACTTTTTTCGCCTACACAGCATTTCCTCCCATCCCCAGGGAATCGTTGCTCTTAGTCAGATGTTTGAAATCTTGCTTCAGAATGATGAACCAGAAATGTTCTACCATCTCAGAAGTATTGGTTGCCAGCCACTGAAGATCGCATTCAAGTGGCTCATGCGAGCCTTCTCGGGCTTCCTTTCCAGTGACCAAGTGCTTCTTCTCTGGGATAGAGTGTTGGCATATAACTCGCTAGAAATCCTACCCGTTTTGGCTGTGGCTATATTTTCGTTTCGCAAGACGAATCTGATGAAGGTGACGACATTCAGTGCTGCTGAAGCTGTCCTTGCAGACCTAACAACTCTCCAAGTGGTTCCTCTTATTCAGCTAGGGCTGTTCTCCCAGTGA